Proteins encoded by one window of Lycium barbarum isolate Lr01 chromosome 11, ASM1917538v2, whole genome shotgun sequence:
- the LOC132619101 gene encoding uncharacterized protein LOC132619101, whose product MASACVNKMGMSPEKFLDCSPTTKYKSYGWLSPRMSFSNGDTSKVAGTKKTTLEDKTEKLDPEVSNDFEFCLEDPVIMLPADQLFSDGKLVPLHLSMTRPVTTTSANVTSTDSATPQVLRMRNEISNADPYLFSPKAPRCTTRWRELLGLKKQHQNNNNAKLENQRTSSLPSNTKSLKNFLHRSSKSLSSSLDSSLNLPLLTKDSDTESVSISSRLSLSSSSSGHDHDDLPRLSLDSDRPNRNAANPRRVRLVKHRVSSSEATRTGRSPVRRQTDSTLTTTVRGASVDSPRMNSSGKIVFHSLERSSSSPSTFNGGPRYKHRGMERSYSANVRVTPVLNVPVCKSGVFGFPLFSSSSSSVNGNKGQYHSNSRPKTVKE is encoded by the coding sequence CATATGGTTGGTTGAGTCCGAGGATGTCCTTCAGTAATGGCGACACATCCAAGGTTGCAGGAACAAAAAAGACAACTCTTGAAGACAAAACGGAAAAATTAGATCCAGAAGTTTCAAATGACTTCGAGTTTTGTCTTGAAGATCCGGTGATTATGTTGCCAGCCGACCAGCTTTTCTCTGATGGAAAGCTAGTCCCGCTTCACCTTTCCATGACCCGACCTGTTACCACGACATCAGCTAATGTTACATCCACAGATAGTGCCACCCCTCAAGTACTTCGGATGAGAAATGAGATTTCGAATGCTGATCCGTATTTGTTCTCTCCAAAAGCACCAAGATGTACCACAAGATGGAGGGAGCTTCTAGGTTTAAAGAaacaacatcaaaacaacaacaacgcaAAGCTTGAAAATCAGCGAACCTCATCTTTACCTAGCAATACCAAATCTCTCAAAAATTTCCTTCATCGTAGCTCAAAATCATTGAGTTCTTCTCTAGACTCGTCTCTTAACCTTCCATTGTTAACAAAAGACTCTGATACTGAGTCTGTTTCAATTTCTTCTCGGTTATCactttcctcttcttcttctggCCATGACCATGATGATCTTCCTAGACTTTCCCTTGATTCAGATAGACCAAACAGAAATGCAGCTAATCCACGTAGGGTACGACTGGTGAAGCATAGGGTATCATCATCTGAAGCTACAAGAACTGGTAGAAGCCCAGTTCGTAGACAAACGGACTCCACTCTCACCACAACTGTTCGAGGAGCATCTGTTGATAGTCCTAGAATGAATTCTTCAGGGAAGATTGTTTTCCATAGCTTAGAAAGAAGTTCAAGCAGTCCTAGTACTTTTAATGGTGGACCAAGGTATAAACATAGAGGAATGGAGAGATCTTATTCAGCTAATGTTCGTGTTACACCTGTTCTTAATGTTCCAGTTTGTAAATCTGGGGTCTTTGGATTTCCTCtgttttcttcttcatcttcatctgtaAATGGAAACAAGGGACAATATCACAGTAACAGCAGACCAAAAACAGTCAAAGAATGA